DNA from Halorarum salinum:
TCACCCGTACATGGTCGAACGCGGTCGCGTTGAGGTGAACGAATAGCCCTCCCAGGGTCGACGGCGTGGGCGGCGGCGGGGGCGTCGAACTCGCGCTCGCGTGCGACGTGCGGATCGCCACGCCCGACGCGAGTTTCGCGGAGACCGGCGTCCGCTTCGGCCTGTTCGGGGCCCGGGGCGGCACGGTTCGGCTCCCGCGGGTCGTGCGCGAGGGCGACGCGCTGGAGTTCGCCCTCTCGGACCGAACTGGCGGATGCGACGGGTGATGCGGCGTACGCGAACCGATGCAGGGAGCAGGCGGAGCAGTAGCACGGGAACTTCGACGACTACTGTTTCAAGCACGACGCGCTCCTCGGCGACCACTACGTGACGGCCGACCAGCCGGACGGGACGGAGGAGCCGCCGCCGGACCGCCGTCCCGACGCGGCCGCGTTCATGGCCTGCTGGCCGTGGAACGTCGTCGACCCGGGCAGCGACCGGGTGGTCGCGACCGTGAGCCACGCCGACGACCCCACTTGGAAGGCGGACGGGACCGACTGCGTCGGCCGCTACCCGGACGACGACTTCACCCCGACAGGCACGGCGGAGGACGGAGGCTGGCCGGTCAGTGAGGCCTACGCCGATGTCGTCCGCTGGCAGTCCGGGCTGGACCCGACCGCCGTCGCCGACTACGTCTACAGGCACAGCCAGCCCTGGCGCACCGCGGCCGACCTGCTGCCCGAGCGCGTCGACGGCGACGGCCGGGTCCGGTGGAACTCGAACCTCCAGTGGAGCCAGGCGATGTACGTCCTGCTCGTCGAGAGCCTCGTCCGCGGGGAACCCTTCGGGCTCGCGCCCGGCCGGTGACCGGGCCGCCCACGGCCGACCGGTCACCCCGCGCCCCCGTTTTGTACCGGCGCGTCGCCGCTCGCCGACGGGGTCTGGCGCGACGGCGACGACCTACGGCGTGATGTCCCCGTCCATCTCGTGGTACTCCCAGATGTGGTCCTTCCGCTGTTCCCGCGTCTCGAACCGTCTGCCGCAGAGGTCACACTCGAACAGGCGCTCTTCGGCCCCTTCCTCGTCTTCGCCCATGGTAGACGAGTGGGCGTCCACCACCTTAACGCTGGATCGGGCCGGCGGGACACCTATTGTAACTCGTCGCCATGCGTCCGGTACTCGGCGGGCCCAGTGTTCGCTGACGGCGCCACGTCTGGTAGAGGGGCGTCTCACACGAGGGAGACGAGCATGACAGTAATCGCCAGATTCGAGGTCATCCCGGTCCACGACGGGAGCCTCTCGGAGGACATCGCACGGGCGATCGAAGCGCTCGACGACTTCGACGTCTCCTACGAACTAACCGCCTCGGACACGGTCATCGGGGCGGCGGACGTCGACGAGGTGTTCGAAGCCGCTCAGGCGGCCCACAACGCGGTCGAGGGGAGGCCATTTATTGCCCGTTCGACCGAACACCCAACGTATGGACTTCGACGAGTTCACCGGGACGATCCAGCACCGACTCGAACTTCCGGGGACGGGCGAGACGCTCCGCGCGATCCGGGCGACGCTGATGACGCTCGGACGGCGGATCCCGGAGGGGGCAGCCGAGGACCTGGCCGCCTCCCTCCCGATGGAGATCAGGTGGTACATGACCGGTGCCATCCACGACCACGGGCAGCGCTTCGACTGGCGGGAGTTCGTCTCCCGCGTCGCCGAGATCGAGAACGCCGACGGGGCCGACGCGGCCTACCACGCCCGGGTCATCGTCGACCTCGTCCACACGCTGGTTCCGGAGTCTGACTTCCGTCAGCTCCGCGACCAGCTCCCGGAGAGCGAGGACGACGAGAACTGGGGACAGCTGTTCGAGATCGTCGACGGCGGCGGCTGGGGCGATCCACAGGAGGCGCAGACGGGGGGTAGCCCCCAGTCGGAGAACGAGTCCACGGAGGAGTGATCGACGCCCGGTCGGGGTCCGTCGACGTGGACTGAACGCTGAACGGGCGGAGTTGGGACGGAGGTGAATCCCGGTCCCTCGGGAGCGGACCGAACGCCTCGAGCCGACTCGTCGGCCCGTCCGGCGTACCCGGTGGGATGGCGGAGTGGACGAACGCGCCTGCCTGGAACGCAGGTGGCCGAGAGGCCTCGTGGGTTCGAATCCCACTCCCACCGCTTTCATCATGGCGGCGGAAGGGGGCGACGACGGCTCACCCCTCGGGTGACCGTCTCCGATGGCAGGAGTAGGCGAGCGACCGCGTCCCGAGCGTCGCCGTCGGGCCGAACGTAGTCCCGGTCGGTCCTCGATTCCGGGCGTCGCCGTCCGTTCTCACCGGCCGGGACCGACCTCGTATCTTTACCTCTTCGTGGAGGAATACACGAGTATGAAGTTCCTCGTGGCCACGGACGGCTCCACCGAGGCGGAACGTGCGCTCGCGTACGCCAGCGACGTCTGCGACGCGATGGGCGGGTCGATCACGGTGGTCCACGCGGTCGACCCGGAGGTCTACGACGAGGGCGGAACCGAACCGATCTCCGGGCTCTCGGACGCCGACCGGCGACTGATCATCGAGAACGTCGAGGACGCGGAGGAGCGGGGGCTCGACCTCCTCGAGGACGCCGCCGCGTTCGCCCGGGAACTCGGACACGACGTCGAGACGGAACTGCTCTACGGCGACCCTGTCCTGGAGATCACGGACTACGCCACGGAGGGCGGCTTCGACACCGTCTTCGTCGGTCACCGTGGCCGCTCGGAACGGACCGAACGGATGGTGGGCAGCGTCGCCAAGGACGTCGTCGAACGCGCGACCGTCCCGGTCACGGTCGTGCGCTGACCGAACGCTCGTTCCACGGCCGTTCGCGTCGTTCCCCGGCCGGTTCGTTCGGTGGACACGGCGTGTCCCTAATGGGCTGCCGCGCGACGTCGTAGTACGGCCCCGATCGGGACCTCGAGTTCGGCCGACAGTGGCTTCTCGAGAGCGGAGTACGAGCAGCGTCACCGCCTGGGTGGCCGGGAGTCTCGAACCACACTCATCGATGGGGACGAGGTACGATGCCCATGGCAGACCGTGACGAGGGTCTGGTGGAAGCCGAGCTAGTCGACCGACTCAAGGAGCAGGAACTGTCCCAATACGAGGCCCACACGCTCGTCAATCTCACCCGTCTCGGATCCGGCACCGCCAAGGACGTTGCGGGCATCGACGACGTCCCACGGACACGAGTCTACGACGCGGTCGACACGCTCCACGAACGGGGGCTGGTGGACGTCCAGCACACGACGCCTCGGAAGTTCACCGTCGTCTCCCGCGAGACGATCGTCCGCAAGTTCACCCTCGACCACGAGAGCACGATCACGGAAATTGCGGAGCCGTTCGAGGAACTCGGGCCCACGGAGCCACGAACCGAACAACTCGGCGTCTGGACGGTTACCGGCCGGGCGGCCGTCGCCCAGCGCGTCTTCGAGTTCATCGACGAGGCCGACGAGCAGATCGTCTACATGACCGTCGACGAACTCCTCACCGAGGAGCACCTCGAACGCCTCGGGGAAGCCGACGAACGCGGAGTGGACATCTACGTGGCGGGTGTCACCGACGCGGCTCGAGTTCGTGTTCAGGACGCCGTCCCGTCGGCCGAGGTGTCCGAGACGCCGTGGGAGTGGGCGGAGACGCCCGCCGGAAACCTGCTCATCACGGACGAGGAGACCGCGCTCGTCAGCGTGTGCGTTTACGGGTCCGAGGCTGGGGAAATCGAGCGGACGGCCATCTGGGCGGCGGAGCACGTAACAGCTTGGTGGTGGTCCTCAGAGCGATCTTCACCTGGCGGCTTGAAAACCGCGAACTCGCTTACCGATGACACATAGTTCCGGACCGACGACGGACGAACCGGAGGGGCGTCCATGACGGACGGGACCGCGTTCGTCCTCCCGGCGAAACGGGTTCGCGGCGACACGCTCCGGGAGCGCCTCACGGAGACCGTGTACGAACGCGTCCTGCCGGCTCGCTACCTCCGTCGGGGGCCGGACGGCGACGTGGTCGAGACGCCCGAGGGGCTGTTCGAGCGTGTGGCGGCGGCCGTGGCGGACGCCGAACGGGCCATGGTGCCGACGCCGAGGGATGGGAGCGGCGGTTCCACGAGTCGATGACCGGGCTGGAGTTCGTGCCGAACTCGCCGACGCTGATGAACGCGGGGACGGGGAGCCGCCAGCTCGCCGCGTGTTTCGTGACGTCCCCGCGGGACTCGCTGGACTCCATCTTCGAGACGCTCGGCCGTGCGGCGACGGTGATGCAGACCGGCGGCGGCGTCGGCTACTCGTTCTCGGCGCTCAGGCCGCGGGGTGACCCCCTCGAGTCGACCGGGGGGACGGCAAGCGGCCCCGTCTCGTTCATGAAGGTCTACGATACGATGTGCGAGCAGGTCAGGCGGGGCGGACGGCGCCGCGGGGCGCAGATGGGGATCCTCCGCGTCGACCACCCCGACGCCGGCCGCTTGTGCACCGCGAAACGTGAGGAGGGCGTCCTCGCGAACTTCAACGTCTCCGTCGGGGTGACGGACGCCTTCTTCGACGCCGTCCGGGACGACGCGCGGTACACGCTCGTGAACCCGAACACGGGCGGCCCGCATCACGTAACAGTGGACACCGCACAGTTCTACGGGACGGACTACGAGACCGCGTCGCCGACGGCCGTCGAGTCGAACCTCTGGCGGGACTACACGGGGGAGATCCCGGCCGGCGGTCACGTCCGGATGCCGGCTGCGCTGCAGGAACACGTCGACAGCGCCATCTCCAAGACGATCAACCTCCCCCACGACGCGACGCGCGAGGACGTCGCGGAGGCGTACTCGCAGGCGCTCGAACTCGGGTGCAACGGCGTCACGGTCTACCGGGACCGGTCACGCCGACAGCAGGTGCTCACGATCCACCCCCGGGGGGTGGTCAACCCCGACGGTCGACCCTCGGAGGCGTGCCGTTACCCGACGTGGCTCGGCTGACGCGGGTGGACAGTGGTGCGGGCGGAGTGACGAAATAAGACACACATTTGGTATGTTTGGGGACTTATATGAATAATTATCGTTCCGGGGATGCGGGTGCAGTCAGGGCGTTGTTTGTATCCTTCGTGGGGCCGTCGCAGCGGCGCTTGGGTCGGGACGAGGGGATCTCCTCTTCCAAGCGGCCGCAGAACGGACCCGCACCGACCGATCCTGCTCCGGGGCCGGACACTCCGACGAGGCAGTCGATCCGGTTTCTCCGGTCACTAGATCCGAATATCTCTCCCCGATACTAGTAGCCGCCGTCTCGAACCCGATGAGCGTCTGCGTCCCCCTTCACCCCGAGGAGGTCCCGTCGAATCGCGTCGGTATCCGGCCCTCCACCGTCGGAACCGAAATCCGAGGTCGACGGAAAACTACCAAACGTACCATTAGTTTCGCATACCGATATATGTGGTATCGCTGATCGAACACGGTTGGGGAGCGGTCGACGCCGGCAGCCATCGATTCCACGCAGACCGGGGCCACGCTCATCACCGTCCCGTCCCGACCGTGGACCGATGGACGAAACTGGCCGCGTCGCCGAGGACCGCGCGAGGTGGACGTGAGATGGCGGGTCACGCCGACGGCGAGGTGCTCGAACGGCGAATCGAGAACGTACTCGACTTCTACTATCCGGCTTGCGTGGACGAACGCGGGGGCTACATCG
Protein-coding regions in this window:
- a CDS encoding DUF2267 domain-containing protein; protein product: MDFDEFTGTIQHRLELPGTGETLRAIRATLMTLGRRIPEGAAEDLAASLPMEIRWYMTGAIHDHGQRFDWREFVSRVAEIENADGADAAYHARVIVDLVHTLVPESDFRQLRDQLPESEDDENWGQLFEIVDGGGWGDPQEAQTGGSPQSENESTEE
- a CDS encoding glycyl radical enzyme family protein, which produces MTGLEFVPNSPTLMNAGTGSRQLAACFVTSPRDSLDSIFETLGRAATVMQTGGGVGYSFSALRPRGDPLESTGGTASGPVSFMKVYDTMCEQVRRGGRRRGAQMGILRVDHPDAGRLCTAKREEGVLANFNVSVGVTDAFFDAVRDDARYTLVNPNTGGPHHVTVDTAQFYGTDYETASPTAVESNLWRDYTGEIPAGGHVRMPAALQEHVDSAISKTINLPHDATREDVAEAYSQALELGCNGVTVYRDRSRRQQVLTIHPRGVVNPDGRPSEACRYPTWLG
- a CDS encoding ribonucleotide reductase N-terminal alpha domain-containing protein — encoded protein: MTDGTAFVLPAKRVRGDTLRERLTETVYERVLPARYLRRGPDGDVVETPEGLFERVAAAVADAERAMVPTPRDGSGGSTSR
- a CDS encoding universal stress protein; protein product: MKFLVATDGSTEAERALAYASDVCDAMGGSITVVHAVDPEVYDEGGTEPISGLSDADRRLIIENVEDAEERGLDLLEDAAAFARELGHDVETELLYGDPVLEITDYATEGGFDTVFVGHRGRSERTERMVGSVAKDVVERATVPVTVVR
- a CDS encoding TrmB family transcriptional regulator, whose product is MADRDEGLVEAELVDRLKEQELSQYEAHTLVNLTRLGSGTAKDVAGIDDVPRTRVYDAVDTLHERGLVDVQHTTPRKFTVVSRETIVRKFTLDHESTITEIAEPFEELGPTEPRTEQLGVWTVTGRAAVAQRVFEFIDEADEQIVYMTVDELLTEEHLERLGEADERGVDIYVAGVTDAARVRVQDAVPSAEVSETPWEWAETPAGNLLITDEETALVSVCVYGSEAGEIERTAIWAAEHVTAWWWSSERSSPGGLKTANSLTDDT